One window of Nocardia nova SH22a genomic DNA carries:
- a CDS encoding SDR family NAD(P)-dependent oxidoreductase, with amino-acid sequence MSGWFEQRAALSGTVAVITGGAGGLGRAVVTDLVANGVRPAVVDIDAAAVAELRETLAADGHDALIQHGDARDPEVLTALFEAADARWGRLDTLVNVVGGTFRAPFTETRPKGWDALLRTNFTHVLHACTLAIPRMRAGGRGGSIVNITTIEAHRAAPGFAVYAAAKAAVEQFARTLAVELAPEGIRVNNVAPDFVPTPNLSRMPHGDAAMTDPTGVRVAIPLGRAGEVGDVSGCVVFLASALSAYLTGTTLHPDGGTGASAGWFNWPDTGWANYAPMRYLTGDQ; translated from the coding sequence ATGAGCGGCTGGTTCGAACAGCGCGCGGCCCTGTCCGGCACGGTCGCCGTGATCACCGGCGGCGCGGGCGGTCTCGGCCGCGCCGTCGTCACCGATCTGGTGGCCAACGGCGTGCGCCCGGCGGTCGTCGACATCGACGCGGCGGCCGTGGCGGAACTGCGCGAGACGCTCGCCGCCGACGGTCACGACGCGCTGATCCAGCACGGCGACGCCCGCGATCCCGAGGTGCTGACGGCCTTGTTCGAGGCCGCCGACGCCCGGTGGGGGCGGCTGGACACCCTCGTCAACGTCGTGGGCGGCACCTTCCGGGCGCCGTTCACCGAAACCCGGCCGAAGGGCTGGGATGCGTTGCTGCGCACCAACTTCACGCACGTGCTGCACGCCTGCACATTGGCGATTCCCCGGATGCGAGCGGGCGGGCGCGGGGGCAGCATCGTCAACATCACGACGATCGAGGCCCATCGCGCGGCGCCGGGATTCGCGGTATACGCGGCGGCCAAGGCCGCCGTGGAGCAATTCGCCCGCACGCTGGCGGTGGAACTGGCGCCGGAGGGCATCCGGGTCAACAACGTCGCCCCCGACTTCGTGCCGACACCGAATCTGAGCCGCATGCCACACGGCGACGCGGCGATGACCGACCCCACCGGCGTGCGGGTGGCGATTCCGCTCGGCCGCGCCGGCGAGGTGGGCGATGTCTCGGGGTGTGTGGTGTTCCTGGCCTCGGCGCTGTCGGCGTATCTCACCGGAACGACACTGCATCCCGACGGCGGTACCGGCGCCTCGGCGGGCTGGTTCAACTGGCCCGATACCGGATGGGCGAACTACGCGCCCATGCGGTACCTGACCGGCGATCAGTAA
- a CDS encoding acyl-CoA thioesterase domain-containing protein, whose product MVVAFFRREDSGFVAGELAVSRWSPDQVAGPAICGLLGRELETHCPDNGFTPARLTVDLFRPVRNEPLTVHSAVVRDGTRVRVADAWIEQQDEIRVRASVMFLATAQQPPGRLWQAHTPLPIPDIRLDDPAGQPPLFKSGDGDWSGDFATAQNSERKSVWQNLPPLVAGEPISAFQRAAFLGDTTNMVCNWGTEGVGYINSDMTLTLTRLPVGHELGLHAQDQVSADGIAVGTATLYDRLGRLGTCVVTCVANARRQVDLADTAV is encoded by the coding sequence ATGGTGGTGGCGTTCTTCCGTCGTGAGGACAGTGGGTTCGTCGCGGGCGAACTGGCCGTGAGCCGGTGGTCGCCCGATCAGGTGGCCGGGCCCGCGATCTGCGGGTTGCTGGGCCGGGAACTCGAAACCCACTGCCCGGACAACGGTTTCACTCCCGCGCGACTGACGGTCGATCTGTTCCGCCCGGTCCGCAACGAACCGCTCACCGTGCACAGCGCGGTGGTGCGCGACGGGACCCGGGTGCGGGTGGCGGATGCCTGGATCGAGCAGCAGGACGAGATCCGGGTCCGGGCGTCGGTGATGTTTCTGGCCACGGCACAACAGCCGCCGGGCCGCCTGTGGCAGGCCCACACACCACTGCCGATCCCCGACATCCGCCTCGACGATCCGGCCGGTCAGCCACCGCTGTTCAAATCCGGGGACGGCGACTGGTCCGGCGATTTCGCCACCGCGCAGAACAGTGAGCGCAAATCGGTGTGGCAGAACCTCCCGCCCTTGGTGGCCGGTGAACCGATCTCGGCGTTCCAGCGCGCCGCATTCCTCGGTGACACCACCAATATGGTGTGCAACTGGGGCACCGAGGGGGTCGGGTACATCAACAGCGATATGACCCTGACACTCACCCGGCTGCCGGTCGGCCATGAGCTGGGATTGCATGCCCAGGACCAGGTTTCGGCCGATGGGATCGCGGTCGGCACCGCCACGCTCTACGACCGTCTGGGGCGGCTGGGAACCTGCGTCGTCACGTGTGTCGCGAATGCGCGTCGCCAGGTCGATTTGGCCGACACCGCCGTCTGA
- a CDS encoding DUF1059 domain-containing protein, which translates to MKTRLGCPCGEQIVGTDEDDLVEKTKQHLAENHPGHDYSREEILFLAY; encoded by the coding sequence GTGAAGACCCGACTGGGCTGCCCCTGTGGTGAACAGATCGTCGGAACCGACGAGGACGACCTCGTGGAGAAGACCAAGCAGCATCTGGCGGAGAACCACCCCGGCCACGACTACTCGCGCGAGGAAATCCTCTTCCTCGCTTACTGA
- a CDS encoding ATP-grasp domain-containing protein produces the protein MILLVPADVLHPRRPDEHFAADAEAAREAGWEIGLVDHDALTNLDSSTAVRRVRATGPAVYRGWMLGTAQYEAFAAALREREVVLCTDADMYRRAHEFPGWYETFTGHTPESAWTRGTDRSEFDRARAALGQGPAVVRDYTKSMKHHWHEAMYIPDLADAEAAWRVASRLRDMREAEFTGGFVIRRFEELAAAEVRTWWVDGQCMLTGPHPDTPDHTPQPGPDTTAVAPLVAGLGCRFVTVDFALRSDGTWRVLEVGDGQVSDRPVTVSAATLTTALAGLTDPGRPPADRTR, from the coding sequence ATGATCCTGCTGGTTCCCGCCGACGTCCTGCATCCCCGGCGCCCCGACGAGCATTTCGCCGCCGATGCCGAGGCGGCACGCGAGGCGGGCTGGGAGATCGGCCTGGTCGACCACGACGCACTGACCAACCTGGATTCCAGCACCGCCGTGCGCCGGGTGCGTGCCACGGGACCGGCTGTCTACCGAGGCTGGATGCTCGGCACAGCACAGTACGAGGCGTTCGCCGCCGCCCTGCGCGAACGCGAGGTGGTGTTGTGCACCGACGCCGACATGTACCGGCGGGCACACGAATTCCCCGGCTGGTACGAAACGTTCACCGGTCACACACCCGAATCCGCGTGGACCCGCGGCACCGATCGCAGCGAATTCGACCGTGCCCGTGCGGCTCTCGGCCAAGGTCCCGCCGTCGTACGCGACTACACCAAGTCGATGAAACATCACTGGCACGAGGCCATGTACATTCCCGACCTCGCCGATGCCGAGGCCGCCTGGCGGGTCGCGAGTCGCCTGCGCGATATGCGCGAGGCGGAATTCACGGGAGGTTTCGTGATCCGCCGCTTCGAGGAACTGGCCGCCGCCGAGGTGCGCACCTGGTGGGTGGACGGTCAGTGCATGCTGACGGGCCCGCACCCGGACACACCGGATCACACACCCCAGCCGGGCCCCGACACAACCGCCGTGGCACCGCTCGTCGCCGGACTCGGATGCCGTTTCGTCACCGTCGATTTCGCGCTGCGATCCGATGGCACGTGGCGGGTGCTGGAGGTCGGCGACGGCCAGGTCAGCGATCGGCCGGTCACGGTCTCGGCGGCGACCCTGACCACCGCGCTCGCCGGACTCACCGATCCGGGCCGGCCACCCGCAGACAGAACGCGGTGA